The following are from one region of the Myotis daubentonii chromosome 2, mMyoDau2.1, whole genome shotgun sequence genome:
- the LOC132226666 gene encoding tubulin epsilon and delta complex protein 2-like, producing the protein MLPLGCSCRLVAELWDALDTCAERQRQLEQSLRVSRRLLRAWEPAETPTPEPTPGPETNEEAPSPACTPSPQDLKELELLTQALQKAVHVRKGVSKAGERDKASSLKSGSIATSATTAAAPHRASQTKLPKGTCQATRPAKGLPKPRLLSAGDQTCAGRGPLAAKPGPGLGDPQIAPSAAPQAPEAFTLKEKGTLLQLPMAFRKAASQNSCLWAQLSSTQTSDSMDATTSSKTQFLQKMQVTSGWPSSRLSAAEVEAEVGRLQKACSLLKLRMEEELTRDPTDWMQEYRGLLTLEGLQAIVGQCLHRLRELQAEESGKEMPGCHPRRPHPPVLTEVVEQQLGPWPEERPPHGLITL; encoded by the exons ATGCTACCGCTCGGTTGCTCATGCCGGCTGGTGGCCGAGCTGTGGGACGCCCTGGACACCTGTGCCGAGCGGCAACGGCAGCTGGAGCAGAGCCTGCGGGTCTCCCGGAGGCTGCTGCGGGCCTGGGAACCAGCTGAGACCCCGACTCCGGAGCCAACCCCAGGTCCAGAAACGAATGAAGAGGCCCCGTCTCCAG CATGCACACCCAGCCCCCAAGACCTCAAGGAGCTGGAGCTTCTAACCCAGGCACTGCAGAAGGCTGTACACGTGCGAAAAGGCGTATCTAAGGCTGGAGAAAGAGACAAGGCCTCCAGCCTGAAGTCTGGGTCCATTGCCACTTCGGCTACCACAGCCGCTGCCCCACACCGGGCTTCTCAAACAAAACTCCCCAAGGGCACCTGCCAGGCCACCAGGCCTGCCAAGGGCCTCCCAAAGCCTAGGCTTCTGTCCGCGGGGGATCAGACCTGTGCAGGGAGAGGGCCCCTAGCTGCCAAGCCTGGACCTGGCCTCGGGGACCCACAGATAGCTCCATCGGCTGCTCCTCAGGCCCCAGAAGCTTTCACACTCAAGGAGAAGGG GACGCTGCTGCAGCTGCCCATGGCCTTCAGGAAGGCGGCTTCTCAGAACTCCTG CCTGTGGGCCCAGCTCAGCTCTACACAGACCAGCGACTCCATGGATGCCACTACATCCTCTAAAACCCAGTTCCTCCAGAAAATGCAGGTGACT TCAGGCTGGCCTAGCTCCAGGCTCAGTGCTGcagaggtggaggcagaggtAGGGCGCCTGCAGAAGGCTTGCTCGCTGCTAAAACTGAGAATGGAGGAAGAGCTCACAAGAG ACCCCACGGACTGGATGCAGGAGTACCGTGGCCTGCTCACCTTGGAGGGGCTACAGGCCATTGTGGGGCAGTGCCTCCACAGGCTGCGGGAACTGCAGGCAG AGGAGAGTGGCAAAGAGATGCCTGGCTGTCACCCCAGGAGGCCACATCCCCCCGTCCTCACAGAAGTGGTGGAACAGCAGCTGGGGCCATGGCCTGAGGAGAGGCCCCCCCATGGCCTCATTACCTTGTGA